From a single Xanthomonas hyacinthi genomic region:
- the trbK gene encoding entry exclusion lipoprotein TrbK: MKTNKVLTLALAALVAALVAGCGEKPAEQPAKQAMPEVNDENCKPASVAKIEDKGAQQAFSSLCLRRGGGFKPSEKKEW; this comes from the coding sequence ATGAAGACCAACAAGGTTCTTACCTTGGCCCTGGCCGCCCTCGTGGCGGCCTTGGTCGCCGGCTGCGGCGAAAAGCCTGCAGAACAACCGGCCAAGCAAGCCATGCCCGAAGTCAACGATGAGAACTGCAAGCCCGCGAGCGTTGCCAAGATCGAAGACAAGGGCGCGCAGCAAGCGTTTTCGTCGCTGTGCCTGCGCCGTGGTGGCGGTTTCAAACCCAGCGAAAAGAAAGAATGGTGA
- a CDS encoding thermonuclease family protein, which produces MARLARLVALVLCIAAGQAHADFAGRVVGVLDGDTVDVLVDRTPIRTRLAEIDAPEKAQAFGTRSRQALAAAVFQKSVYVRSASVDRYGRAIGTLLVDGRSVNRMMVEQGMAWVYRAYLVDRSLLDVEAAARAGRVGLWADPHAVAPWEWRAEKRKGWDAK; this is translated from the coding sequence ATGGCGCGCTTGGCTCGCCTGGTCGCGCTGGTCCTGTGCATCGCTGCAGGACAGGCACACGCCGATTTCGCGGGCCGCGTCGTCGGCGTTCTCGATGGTGATACGGTGGATGTGTTGGTGGATCGCACGCCGATCCGCACGCGCCTGGCTGAGATTGATGCCCCCGAGAAGGCGCAAGCCTTCGGCACCAGGTCAAGGCAGGCGCTTGCTGCGGCGGTGTTCCAGAAGTCGGTCTACGTGCGATCGGCGTCCGTCGATCGCTACGGCCGCGCGATCGGCACGCTGTTGGTGGACGGCCGCAGTGTCAACCGCATGATGGTGGAACAGGGCATGGCCTGGGTGTATCGGGCCTACCTGGTGGATCGGTCGCTGCTCGACGTCGAAGCAGCGGCACGCGCTGGGCGGGTCGGCCTGTGGGCCGATCCGCACGCGGTCGCGCCCTGGGAGTGGCGCGCAGAAAAAAGAAAGGGATGGGACGCCAAGTGA
- the trbL gene encoding P-type conjugative transfer protein TrbL, which translates to MRMPAVFKNAGLLFVLLWLAFFSIEAQAAIDNAGVLDNVLNRYSAAASGWAGFITARATWLFWTLAVISMVWTFGFMALRKADIGEFYAEFIRFTIFTGFFWWLLTNGPNFATDIMSSLRTIAGSASGTGSTLTPSGIVDIGFDIFFKVLDQSSVWSPVDSAAGILISAAILIILALIGVNMLLLLVSGWILAYAGVFFLGFGGSRWTSDMAINYYKTVLNIAAQLFTMVLLVGIGKSFVDQYYNAMSAGISLKELGVMMIVAVVLLALVNKLPSMVGGLAMGGGAHALGGGFGAGAAMGAAAVAGAAIATGGAAIAAGAASAAGGAQALMAAYSKASAASSEGGGGGGMGDTMGGVAMAAAGPGGGSSGGGSVFAGMDTGSSSGSGSGSGSSGSSGSGGGFGGGASEGGSSGGKSSAPAGEGKDSGGGAAPGAEGKADAGGKSAGSDAKGGGQGTGLAPGEQRSTGSMLGRAAAIAAGTAGNLAQGSWDVAKAKAASMRESALDRISETTGGKIAAAIRAQDAAAPADLSTPAPAPSSAAQASTAATAFNDNELSAGKGQAETPVAPEVADFMNRNSKTS; encoded by the coding sequence ATGAGAATGCCAGCCGTATTCAAGAACGCCGGCCTGCTGTTTGTTTTGCTGTGGCTGGCGTTCTTTTCCATTGAGGCGCAAGCGGCTATCGACAATGCCGGCGTCTTAGATAACGTCCTCAACCGCTATTCGGCCGCCGCCAGTGGTTGGGCCGGCTTCATCACGGCCCGGGCCACCTGGTTGTTTTGGACGCTCGCAGTGATTTCGATGGTGTGGACGTTTGGCTTCATGGCCTTGCGCAAGGCCGATATTGGCGAGTTCTATGCGGAGTTCATCCGCTTCACCATCTTCACCGGCTTCTTCTGGTGGCTGCTCACGAACGGGCCGAATTTCGCCACCGACATCATGAGTTCGCTGCGCACCATCGCAGGCAGTGCAAGCGGCACCGGCTCGACGCTGACGCCCTCCGGGATCGTTGATATTGGTTTCGACATTTTCTTTAAGGTGCTCGATCAGTCTTCGGTGTGGTCGCCTGTCGATAGCGCGGCCGGCATCCTCATCAGCGCGGCGATTCTCATCATCCTGGCGTTGATCGGCGTGAATATGTTGCTGCTCCTGGTGAGCGGCTGGATATTGGCCTATGCCGGCGTTTTCTTTCTCGGCTTCGGTGGATCGCGGTGGACTTCGGACATGGCGATCAACTACTACAAGACCGTCCTGAACATCGCCGCGCAGCTCTTCACGATGGTTCTGCTCGTCGGCATCGGCAAGTCGTTTGTCGATCAGTATTACAACGCCATGAGCGCCGGCATCAGCCTCAAGGAATTAGGCGTGATGATGATTGTCGCGGTCGTGCTGCTGGCGTTGGTAAACAAGCTGCCGTCGATGGTCGGCGGCCTGGCGATGGGTGGAGGCGCGCACGCCCTCGGCGGCGGCTTCGGTGCCGGCGCAGCGATGGGTGCGGCAGCAGTAGCGGGTGCGGCAATCGCCACGGGCGGCGCAGCGATTGCGGCCGGCGCGGCCAGCGCGGCCGGTGGCGCGCAAGCCCTCATGGCGGCCTACAGCAAAGCGTCTGCGGCATCCAGCGAGGGCGGCGGCGGTGGTGGCATGGGCGACACGATGGGCGGCGTCGCTATGGCCGCTGCAGGCCCTGGCGGCGGCAGCTCTGGCGGTGGCAGCGTCTTCGCGGGCATGGACACCGGCAGCAGCTCGGGCAGCGGCTCGGGCAGCGGCTCAAGTGGCTCCAGTGGCTCGGGCGGTGGCTTCGGTGGTGGTGCCTCCGAAGGCGGCAGCTCGGGCGGCAAGAGCAGCGCGCCGGCAGGCGAGGGCAAGGACTCGGGCGGTGGCGCGGCACCTGGAGCCGAAGGGAAGGCCGACGCAGGCGGCAAGTCCGCAGGTTCTGACGCCAAGGGAGGGGGGCAGGGCACTGGCCTGGCACCTGGCGAACAACGCTCCACCGGCAGCATGTTGGGCCGTGCGGCGGCCATTGCTGCGGGCACTGCGGGCAACCTGGCGCAAGGCTCCTGGGACGTGGCGAAAGCCAAGGCCGCGAGCATGCGCGAGTCGGCTCTTGATCGCATCAGCGAAACCACGGGCGGAAAGATCGCAGCCGCGATCAGGGCGCAGGACGCGGCAGCGCCGGCAGACCTGTCCACTCCCGCGCCGGCACCCAGCAGCGCCGCGCAGGCCTCGACGGCCGCCACGGCCTTCAACGACAACGAACTGTCTGCAGGCAAGGGCCAGGCAGAAACCCCCGTCGCGCCCGAAGTGGCCGACTTCATGAATCGCAATTCCAAAACCTCGTAA
- a CDS encoding recombinase family protein: MTTKRKTASSAAPVKVARIYMRVSTEAQDLERQEGIAQAARAAGYYVAGIYREKASGARADRPELLRMIDDLQPGEIVVAEKIDRISRLPLAEAERLVASIRAKGARLSVPGIIDLDELAAAAQGVPRIVLESVQDMLLKLALQMAHDDYEDRRERQRQGIELAKAAGRYAGRTPDTATHARIVALREGGKSIAETARLAGCSQSQVKRVCAMARPAVGDKKELTRS, from the coding sequence ATGACGACAAAGAGAAAAACGGCCAGCTCGGCCGCGCCGGTCAAGGTTGCCCGCATCTACATGCGAGTAAGCACCGAAGCGCAGGATTTGGAGCGGCAGGAAGGCATTGCGCAGGCCGCAAGGGCGGCCGGGTACTACGTCGCCGGCATCTACCGGGAAAAGGCGTCAGGGGCACGTGCTGACCGTCCCGAGCTGCTGCGCATGATTGACGATCTGCAACCCGGTGAAATCGTGGTGGCTGAGAAAATCGACCGCATCAGCCGCCTACCCTTGGCCGAAGCCGAAAGGCTTGTGGCCTCGATACGCGCCAAGGGCGCCCGGCTATCGGTGCCCGGCATCATCGACTTGGACGAACTGGCGGCCGCAGCGCAGGGCGTGCCCCGCATCGTCTTGGAGTCCGTGCAGGACATGCTTTTGAAACTGGCCCTGCAAATGGCCCACGACGACTACGAGGACAGGCGCGAACGCCAGCGCCAAGGCATTGAGCTGGCGAAGGCTGCGGGCCGGTATGCCGGCCGCACGCCCGATACCGCCACACATGCCCGCATCGTGGCCCTGCGCGAAGGCGGCAAGAGCATCGCGGAAACGGCAAGGCTGGCCGGGTGCAGTCAAAGCCAAGTGAAGCGCGTATGCGCGATGGCCCGGCCAGCGGTTGGCGACAAAAAGGAGCTGACCAGGTCGTGA
- a CDS encoding TrbM/KikA/MpfK family conjugal transfer protein, which translates to MQRKNLIASAALAVAAFGAIPATASAQEILTGDTRLACEAILCLATGTQPSECTPSLRRYFSISYRKLSDTIRGRVNFLNLCPVANQTPQMSALVNAQANGAGRCDAASLNAVLRSWTGSDDGMVYVSNQMPSYCTAYTTHAYTDFSGTVPRYVGIPERGGYWVEARDYDRALAEYNARIKAEDEERRRASWGGGGN; encoded by the coding sequence ATGCAACGCAAAAACCTCATCGCCTCGGCCGCTCTTGCGGTGGCCGCCTTCGGTGCGATTCCAGCCACTGCCAGCGCGCAGGAAATCCTCACGGGCGATACCCGCCTGGCCTGCGAAGCGATCTTGTGCCTTGCCACTGGCACCCAGCCCAGCGAATGCACGCCTTCGCTGCGCCGCTATTTCAGCATTTCGTACCGCAAGCTGTCGGACACGATCCGGGGCCGCGTCAACTTCCTGAACCTGTGTCCCGTCGCCAATCAAACGCCGCAAATGTCGGCCCTGGTCAACGCGCAGGCCAACGGTGCCGGCCGGTGCGATGCCGCGTCCCTGAACGCCGTGCTGCGTTCGTGGACGGGTTCCGACGATGGCATGGTGTACGTCAGCAACCAGATGCCCAGCTACTGCACCGCCTACACGACGCACGCCTACACGGACTTCTCGGGCACGGTGCCGCGCTATGTGGGGATTCCTGAGCGGGGAGGGTATTGGGTCGAGGCGCGGGACTATGACCGCGCCCTGGCCGAATACAACGCCCGCATCAAGGCCGAAGACGAAGAGCGCCGCCGCGCCAGTTGGGGCGGCGGTGGCAACTAA
- a CDS encoding transglycosylase SLT domain-containing protein — protein MSFIDLPPQLQERVICSISAAVKYEVPANIVLAVAEKEGGKPGQWVKNTNGTHDVGPMQFNTLYLGDLAKYGITANDVAAAGCYSFDLAAWRLRQHIRKDKGDLWTRAANYHSRTPQFNVVYRADLMRRAVKWADWLDARFVTRDVTKPGATPSTQVAVQAVAPTAPVVSKPAPAAVPQAAPAGPWSTASYVPRKLIINGQ, from the coding sequence ATGTCTTTCATCGATCTCCCGCCCCAGCTTCAAGAGCGCGTCATCTGCTCGATTTCGGCCGCCGTCAAATACGAAGTGCCGGCGAACATCGTTCTTGCGGTCGCGGAGAAAGAAGGCGGCAAGCCGGGCCAGTGGGTGAAGAACACGAACGGCACGCATGACGTGGGCCCGATGCAGTTCAACACCCTGTACCTGGGCGACCTGGCGAAGTACGGCATTACGGCAAACGACGTGGCAGCGGCTGGCTGCTACTCGTTTGACCTGGCGGCCTGGCGGCTGCGGCAACACATCCGCAAGGACAAGGGCGACTTGTGGACGCGGGCGGCTAACTACCACTCGCGCACCCCCCAATTCAACGTGGTCTATCGCGCCGACCTGATGCGCAGGGCAGTCAAGTGGGCCGATTGGCTCGATGCGCGTTTCGTTACCCGCGACGTGACGAAGCCCGGCGCAACCCCTTCGACGCAGGTAGCCGTTCAAGCGGTCGCTCCGACCGCGCCAGTGGTATCGAAGCCGGCCCCTGCAGCGGTCCCGCAGGCAGCGCCTGCAGGGCCTTGGAGCACTGCCAGCTACGTGCCTCGAAAGCTCATCATCAACGGCCAGTGA
- a CDS encoding DNA cytosine methyltransferase — protein sequence MANAPNFYEFFAGAGMARAGLGNKWRCVFANEFDLKKSVVYQKNWKTQNVLKVADVGTLTTQDVPDVADLVWASFPCQDLSLAGAGAGLKGNRSGTFWPFWHLMEGLIEEDRAPKLIVLENVCGTLTSHDGKDFAAICSTFVKAGYFFGAVVADAVQFVPHSRPRLFVIGVRDELALTAPNITSETPSAIWHTKGLLNAYEKLSAKVRSKWLWWSPPVPSKRKTTFADLIEEQPHGVEWNSPSETAKLLEMMSEKNLKKVNDAKKAGTLMVGAIYKRTRCDELGRKVQRAEVRFDDIAGCLRTPAGGSSRQVILIVEGENVRSRLISPRETARLMGLPDSYELPKNYNEAYHLTGDGVAVPVVRHLAKHIFEPLLAAQAAATKVAA from the coding sequence ATGGCAAACGCCCCAAATTTTTACGAATTCTTCGCGGGTGCCGGAATGGCCCGCGCAGGTCTTGGCAACAAATGGCGATGCGTCTTTGCCAATGAATTCGATCTCAAAAAGAGTGTCGTCTATCAAAAGAACTGGAAAACACAGAACGTCTTGAAAGTGGCAGACGTTGGCACGCTCACGACGCAGGACGTGCCTGATGTAGCTGACCTGGTATGGGCATCTTTCCCATGCCAAGACCTGTCACTAGCTGGCGCAGGCGCGGGCCTGAAGGGCAACCGGTCAGGGACTTTCTGGCCGTTCTGGCACCTCATGGAAGGCCTGATTGAAGAGGATCGCGCCCCCAAACTGATCGTTCTGGAAAACGTGTGCGGCACGCTCACTTCACATGACGGCAAAGACTTCGCCGCCATCTGTTCGACTTTCGTAAAAGCGGGCTACTTTTTTGGGGCCGTTGTCGCCGATGCCGTCCAGTTCGTGCCTCACTCGCGGCCTCGCCTGTTCGTCATTGGTGTGCGCGATGAACTAGCCCTTACGGCTCCGAACATCACCAGCGAAACGCCCTCGGCAATTTGGCACACAAAGGGCCTGCTGAACGCCTACGAGAAGCTATCGGCCAAGGTACGCAGCAAGTGGTTGTGGTGGAGTCCACCTGTGCCGTCGAAGCGGAAAACCACCTTCGCCGACTTGATTGAAGAGCAACCGCATGGGGTCGAATGGAACTCACCCAGCGAAACCGCAAAGCTGCTGGAGATGATGAGCGAAAAGAACCTGAAAAAGGTGAATGACGCCAAGAAGGCAGGCACCCTAATGGTGGGTGCGATCTACAAGCGCACACGATGCGACGAGTTGGGCCGTAAGGTTCAACGCGCTGAAGTGCGGTTTGACGATATTGCTGGGTGTTTGCGCACCCCGGCTGGCGGTTCTAGTCGGCAAGTGATTCTGATTGTTGAAGGCGAGAATGTGAGATCGCGCCTAATTTCTCCTCGGGAGACCGCGCGACTGATGGGCCTGCCCGACAGTTACGAGCTACCAAAGAACTACAACGAGGCGTATCACCTCACTGGAGACGGGGTTGCTGTTCCAGTTGTCAGGCACTTGGCGAAACACATTTTTGAACCCCTGCTGGCCGCACAAGCAGCGGCCACAAAGGTAGCCGCATGA
- a CDS encoding OmpA family protein, which yields MFKPCLLALSAAFLVAAQSASAQPMTEYGRPVLSGVFVSFPHGGTAFRPTARQEAELLNAKDADLVTIKGRTSTLKPSAQDESLALARALSARSYLIARGVSPLKIVVNFASAADFIADNSTPEGRLENQRVEVELVFVGN from the coding sequence ATGTTCAAACCGTGCCTGCTGGCCCTCTCTGCTGCCTTCCTGGTGGCCGCGCAAAGCGCATCGGCCCAGCCGATGACCGAATACGGCAGGCCGGTCCTGTCGGGTGTCTTCGTGTCGTTCCCCCATGGCGGCACGGCCTTCCGGCCCACGGCACGGCAGGAAGCGGAATTGCTCAACGCGAAGGATGCCGACCTGGTGACGATCAAGGGACGGACCAGCACACTCAAGCCGAGCGCGCAGGATGAATCGCTGGCCCTTGCTCGGGCACTGTCGGCGCGCTCCTATCTCATCGCACGCGGCGTTTCGCCGTTGAAGATCGTCGTCAACTTCGCATCTGCTGCAGACTTCATCGCGGACAACTCGACGCCAGAAGGCCGGCTTGAGAACCAGCGCGTGGAAGTCGAACTTGTCTTCGTGGGCAACTGA
- a CDS encoding TraX family protein yields MPRLVVADGSVEALKWLALLLMTGDHVNKYLFNGTVPLLFNAGRLALPIFCFVLAYNLARPDTLQRGVYRRTLKRLALFGLAATPAFLALGGLWAGWWPLNVMFTLLAATAVLFLIDQGGRPRLVAAAAVFLVAGSSVEYWWPALSICLAVWWYCRKPSVPALALLLASCAALWFINGNFWALAALPVVAAAAHVDVRLPRLRWAFYAYYPLHLVALWLIRIPMSKAGYLFF; encoded by the coding sequence TTGCCGCGCCTGGTCGTCGCTGATGGATCGGTCGAAGCGTTGAAGTGGCTCGCGCTGCTGCTCATGACCGGCGATCACGTCAACAAGTACCTGTTCAATGGCACGGTGCCGCTGCTGTTCAACGCGGGTCGCCTGGCGCTGCCGATCTTCTGCTTTGTCCTGGCGTACAACCTGGCTCGGCCGGATACGCTGCAGCGCGGCGTCTATCGCCGCACCTTGAAGCGCCTGGCCCTCTTCGGCCTTGCCGCCACCCCTGCATTCCTCGCCTTGGGCGGCCTGTGGGCCGGCTGGTGGCCGCTGAACGTGATGTTCACGCTGCTGGCCGCAACGGCCGTGCTCTTCCTCATCGACCAGGGAGGCCGTCCGCGCCTGGTTGCCGCTGCCGCCGTGTTCCTCGTCGCCGGCAGCTCGGTCGAATACTGGTGGCCGGCGCTCTCGATCTGCCTGGCTGTCTGGTGGTACTGCAGGAAGCCATCGGTGCCGGCGCTCGCGCTGCTGCTGGCGTCCTGCGCCGCGCTGTGGTTCATCAACGGCAATTTTTGGGCGTTGGCGGCGCTCCCCGTGGTCGCCGCGGCTGCGCACGTCGATGTGCGCCTGCCCCGGCTGCGGTGGGCGTTTTACGCCTACTACCCCCTGCACCTGGTCGCGCTTTGGCTCATCCGAATCCCGATGAGCAAGGCCGGCTACCTCTTTTTCTGA
- a CDS encoding antitoxin VbhA family protein: protein MGLEGFKPSEAGEQRAARFVAGEIDLAEFVNPAR, encoded by the coding sequence GTGGGCCTTGAAGGGTTCAAGCCATCCGAGGCCGGAGAGCAGCGGGCCGCCCGGTTTGTTGCTGGTGAAATCGACCTTGCCGAGTTCGTGAACCCGGCACGCTGA
- a CDS encoding CopG family transcriptional regulator → MPKPSKPSQIQQETHKSVRTSVSLSPELHGTLERMAKEKKVSVAWVIRDAAEKYVGEQWPLLQQERA, encoded by the coding sequence ATGCCCAAGCCCAGCAAACCATCACAAATACAGCAGGAGACGCACAAGAGCGTCAGAACGTCTGTCAGCTTGTCGCCTGAGCTGCATGGCACGCTGGAGCGCATGGCCAAGGAGAAAAAAGTTTCCGTGGCCTGGGTGATCCGGGATGCCGCAGAAAAGTACGTCGGCGAACAGTGGCCGCTGCTTCAACAAGAGAGAGCATGA
- the trbJ gene encoding P-type conjugative transfer protein TrbJ, which produces MKMLTKKVLAAKVVLVFALTAPGVMTPAQAGIPVIDGANLTQTVMSAVENVAQTLKQIEQYRTQLQQYENMIQNTVAPAAYIWDQATSTMNQLRGAIDTLNYYKNQAGSLDGYLSKFQDVSYYRSSPCFNIGCTKAEFDAMKQASNKLNSEAQKKANDALFKGLDKQQDAMESDARQLQRLQSSAQGATGQMQAIGFANQLASNQANQLLQIRGLLIAQQNAVATRNQVIADREAQEAAAAENLRKGEYRASPARTW; this is translated from the coding sequence ATGAAGATGCTCACTAAGAAAGTTTTAGCGGCTAAAGTCGTTTTGGTTTTTGCACTTACTGCCCCTGGCGTGATGACCCCGGCGCAGGCCGGCATCCCGGTTATCGACGGTGCGAACCTGACGCAAACCGTCATGTCGGCAGTGGAGAACGTTGCGCAGACGCTCAAGCAAATTGAGCAGTACCGCACCCAGCTCCAGCAGTACGAAAACATGATCCAGAACACGGTCGCACCGGCCGCGTATATCTGGGATCAGGCCACGTCCACGATGAACCAGCTTCGCGGGGCCATCGACACGTTGAACTACTACAAGAACCAGGCGGGCAGCCTCGACGGCTACCTGTCGAAGTTCCAGGACGTGTCCTATTACCGCTCGTCCCCATGCTTCAACATCGGTTGCACGAAGGCTGAATTCGACGCCATGAAACAGGCTTCCAACAAGCTGAATTCGGAAGCTCAGAAGAAGGCCAACGATGCGCTGTTCAAAGGCTTGGACAAGCAGCAGGACGCAATGGAATCCGATGCGCGCCAATTGCAACGCCTGCAATCTTCCGCGCAGGGAGCCACCGGCCAGATGCAGGCCATCGGCTTTGCAAACCAGCTCGCCAGCAACCAGGCAAACCAGCTCCTGCAGATTCGCGGCCTGTTGATCGCGCAACAGAACGCGGTCGCCACGCGCAACCAGGTGATTGCAGACAGAGAGGCGCAAGAGGCCGCTGCTGCCGAAAACTTGCGCAAGGGCGAGTACCGCGCTAGCCCTGCGCGCACTTGGTAA